From Zavarzinella sp., one genomic window encodes:
- a CDS encoding DUF6624 domain-containing protein gives MLATCFAIAFSMLLAPPANGELRKELLEMQRKDQAARAAMLQAFEQHGIRFETGKPVTEPQKLAVVLEEAKKLKEIDAVHTERMKEILKKHGWPGKALVGIDGAHAAWLLVQHADSDSKFQEQCLKLMQKAPKGEVDPKDIAYLTDRVLVAAGKPQRYGTQLRADFQPMPIEDESQVDQRRTAIGLPPLAEYLKTAYEDFKKMSQAPRK, from the coding sequence ATGTTGGCTACCTGTTTTGCAATCGCGTTTTCGATGTTGCTTGCACCACCTGCCAATGGGGAGCTTCGGAAAGAATTGCTGGAAATGCAGCGGAAAGATCAGGCCGCCCGCGCCGCAATGTTGCAGGCATTTGAGCAGCACGGGATTCGTTTTGAAACAGGGAAACCAGTGACCGAGCCCCAAAAGCTGGCGGTAGTGCTGGAAGAAGCGAAGAAATTAAAGGAAATCGATGCTGTCCACACCGAGCGGATGAAGGAAATATTGAAGAAACATGGCTGGCCGGGCAAGGCACTGGTGGGAATCGATGGAGCCCACGCTGCCTGGTTGCTGGTTCAGCACGCTGATTCAGACAGCAAGTTTCAGGAACAGTGCCTGAAGCTGATGCAAAAAGCACCCAAGGGGGAGGTCGATCCGAAAGATATTGCCTATCTGACAGATCGCGTGTTAGTTGCTGCCGGAAAACCACAACGCTATGGCACGCAACTGAGAGCGGATTTTCAACCCATGCCCATTGAGGATGAGTCACAAGTGGATCAACGCCGAACAGCGATTGGCCTACCCCCACTTGCCGAGTATCTGAAAACAGCCTACGAGGACTTCAAGAAAATGTCGCAGGCACCCAGAAAATAA
- a CDS encoding ATP-binding protein: MPRLIVIGGPDEGRQFELPANAEITLGRERTNSIVLHDTEVSRHHALITFVAPHYRVKDLKSSNGTLLNNRTVQDAPLSSGDELTLGQSVLMFTYDQPAGRQTREDLTEKVRLVPKKEGDIPSAIIKTVAADEGSRILTRPEAQATDWLKTRLANLAVLYETSQAISHISDLGEMMQRLLELLLDSIPADQGCIMQIDLKDKSYQPTAVRFRDQNQMLPSMNVSKTIVDWVIQQQQGVLISNAARDSRFATGKSITRYNINEVICVPMQGRHETHGVLFLDTVTDVRKYVQQNQAEPTASFKEDHLSLAIAIAHQIALAIEGTRYYQAMLQAERLAAVGQAMAAVSHHVKNIMQGIVFGSDMVNTALREQDGELMGKGWNLVQKNQQRIQQLVLDMLTFSKEREPNIIPEDLNLLVQDVMELVRGRIDDYGIRLEMRLSATLPHVPCDADGVHNAILNVVSNAIDALEHSEDKFLAIQTLVDPTGEWAKVIVLDHGPGIPEATLREIFQPFVSTKGAKGTGLGLAVCRKIFREHGGEVVAESIVGKGSKFTMRLPLKSPFGPDPNQGTAHELPLFPTQVE, from the coding sequence ATGCCACGCTTGATTGTCATCGGTGGGCCCGATGAAGGCCGACAGTTCGAACTTCCTGCCAACGCAGAAATCACGTTGGGGCGGGAGCGAACCAATTCGATTGTGCTGCACGATACGGAAGTTTCCCGCCACCACGCACTGATCACCTTTGTGGCACCGCACTACCGCGTCAAAGACCTGAAAAGTTCCAATGGCACGCTGTTGAACAATCGCACCGTACAGGATGCACCACTCAGTTCGGGCGATGAACTGACGCTGGGCCAATCGGTGCTGATGTTTACCTACGATCAGCCCGCCGGCAGACAGACGCGGGAAGATTTAACAGAAAAAGTTCGCCTGGTGCCCAAAAAGGAAGGCGACATCCCTTCCGCCATCATTAAAACGGTGGCAGCCGATGAAGGCAGCAGAATTTTAACCCGTCCCGAAGCACAGGCCACTGACTGGTTAAAGACCCGCCTGGCCAATCTGGCGGTGCTGTACGAAACCTCGCAGGCGATCAGCCATATCAGCGACCTTGGCGAAATGATGCAACGCTTGCTCGAATTGCTGCTCGATTCGATCCCCGCCGATCAGGGGTGCATCATGCAGATCGACCTCAAAGACAAATCGTACCAGCCCACTGCGGTGCGGTTTCGCGATCAGAATCAGATGCTGCCCAGCATGAATGTCAGCAAAACGATTGTCGATTGGGTCATTCAGCAGCAGCAGGGGGTGTTGATTTCGAATGCTGCCCGCGATTCGCGCTTTGCTACCGGAAAAAGTATTACACGGTATAACATCAATGAGGTCATCTGCGTGCCGATGCAGGGCCGCCACGAGACCCACGGTGTGCTGTTTCTGGATACCGTGACCGATGTTCGCAAATATGTGCAGCAGAACCAGGCCGAACCCACCGCCAGCTTTAAGGAAGACCACCTCAGCCTGGCGATTGCCATTGCCCACCAGATTGCCTTAGCCATCGAAGGAACGCGGTATTATCAGGCGATGTTGCAGGCAGAACGCCTGGCGGCGGTGGGGCAGGCAATGGCTGCTGTTTCCCACCACGTTAAGAATATTATGCAGGGGATTGTCTTTGGCAGCGACATGGTAAACACCGCACTGCGGGAGCAGGACGGTGAACTGATGGGCAAAGGCTGGAACCTGGTGCAGAAAAACCAGCAACGCATCCAGCAACTGGTGCTCGACATGCTGACTTTTTCCAAAGAACGAGAGCCAAACATCATTCCCGAAGACCTGAACCTGTTGGTGCAGGATGTCATGGAACTGGTGCGTGGGCGAATAGACGATTATGGCATTCGGCTGGAGATGCGGTTATCTGCCACGCTGCCCCACGTGCCGTGCGATGCGGATGGCGTGCACAATGCGATTCTGAACGTGGTCAGCAACGCCATCGACGCTCTGGAGCATTCGGAAGACAAATTTCTGGCGATTCAGACGCTGGTCGATCCCACAGGCGAGTGGGCAAAAGTGATCGTGCTCGACCACGGCCCCGGAATTCCAGAAGCCACCCTGCGGGAGATTTTTCAGCCATTTGTCAGCACCAAGGGTGCAAAAGGCACTGGCCTGGGTCTGGCAGTGTGCCGCAAAATCTTCCGCGAACATGGCGGTGAAGTAGTTGCTGAAAGCATTGTGGGCAAAGGCAGCAAGTTCACAATGCGGCTGCCGTTGAAATCTCCGTTCGGGCCAGATCCCAATCAGGGCACTGCCCACGAACTGCCCCTGTTCCCCACGCAGGTGGAGTGA
- the drt5 gene encoding antiviral reverse transcriptase Drt5 gives MTSTVNFFERDFAATLFPLKTNLLLVQKHSTEISDYIYQRVLNNSHPEDNFLPQQRVYATKPRDHLRRTAKLDPVAEYFLYDVVYRNRGVFRPEVSELRRSFGYRFVNGQHIPVHHAYAQYKQELAACWSNYSHNIQFDIASYFNSMYHHDVAHWFEEKTNASSTDSAAFSKFCREINSGRSIDFMPHGIYPAKMIGNEFLKSVDLYGPLKSHKIVRFMDDFSLFDNDPYVLKKDFQTIQTLLGQYALNINPSKTAFDVSSFDLNEKLTELRESLKEIITEYVEIPTASGVEFAEIVVELENSLRPEQVEALLGLLQNDSLEESDADRILSFLRLHSDNLLAYLPMLFMKFPNLIKHIHSVCGEVREKASLSEVILKYLKTSEEFLEYQLFWIGAIVEDHLLGHGCFGEILLRLYELTPNLKIARAKVLEIPIQEFGFKEIRREYLKTGQSDWLSWSSAVGSQSLKPGERNYVLSYFANASPMNFLISEGVKKCI, from the coding sequence GTGACTTCAACCGTGAATTTTTTTGAGCGTGATTTTGCCGCAACGTTGTTTCCGCTCAAAACAAACTTACTACTTGTGCAAAAACACAGTACAGAAATATCAGACTACATCTATCAACGCGTTTTAAACAACTCCCACCCCGAGGACAATTTTCTTCCGCAACAACGTGTTTACGCCACGAAACCCCGTGATCATCTGCGGCGTACAGCAAAATTGGATCCTGTCGCAGAGTATTTCTTGTACGACGTTGTGTATCGGAATCGAGGAGTATTTCGGCCAGAAGTAAGTGAGCTACGGAGAAGTTTCGGATACAGGTTTGTAAACGGCCAACATATTCCCGTACATCATGCGTATGCACAATACAAGCAAGAACTGGCTGCATGTTGGTCGAACTACAGCCATAACATTCAATTCGATATTGCTTCTTACTTCAATAGCATGTACCACCATGATGTTGCACACTGGTTTGAAGAGAAGACCAATGCTAGCAGTACTGATTCAGCAGCATTTTCTAAGTTTTGTCGTGAAATTAATTCTGGTCGAAGTATCGACTTCATGCCACACGGCATCTACCCGGCGAAAATGATTGGGAATGAATTCCTGAAAAGCGTTGATCTCTATGGACCGCTAAAGTCGCATAAGATAGTTCGATTTATGGACGACTTTTCCTTGTTTGATAATGACCCATATGTCTTGAAGAAAGATTTTCAGACAATTCAAACGCTTTTGGGCCAATATGCTCTGAATATCAATCCTTCAAAAACGGCATTTGACGTTTCCTCTTTCGATCTCAACGAAAAACTGACTGAGCTTCGTGAGTCCTTAAAGGAAATAATTACTGAGTACGTGGAAATCCCAACTGCGTCGGGTGTTGAGTTTGCGGAGATAGTTGTTGAATTAGAAAATTCATTGAGGCCAGAGCAGGTCGAGGCATTGCTAGGACTTCTTCAGAACGATTCTTTGGAGGAATCGGACGCTGATCGGATTTTGAGTTTTCTTAGATTGCACAGCGACAATTTGCTTGCGTATCTACCAATGCTCTTCATGAAATTCCCTAATCTGATCAAACACATCCATTCGGTCTGTGGTGAGGTCAGGGAAAAAGCTTCATTGTCGGAAGTTATCTTGAAATATCTTAAAACATCTGAAGAATTCTTGGAGTATCAGTTGTTCTGGATTGGAGCAATTGTCGAAGACCACCTTCTTGGTCATGGTTGTTTTGGCGAAATTCTTCTCAGGCTTTATGAACTTACTCCAAACTTAAAGATTGCGAGAGCCAAAGTGCTTGAAATTCCCATTCAAGAATTTGGCTTTAAAGAGATTCGTAGGGAGTACCTCAAGACTGGACAGTCAGATTGGCTTTCGTGGTCGTCGGCCGTTGGCTCCCAGAGCTTGAAGCCAGGAGAACGCAATTATGTGTTATCATATTTCGCCAATGCATCACCAATGAACTTCCTTATTTCTGAAGGCGTTAAGAAATGTATATAG
- the recA gene encoding recombinase RecA, producing the protein MADKNKELQHTLNAIEKEFGRGSIMQLGNVAIADVEGISTGSLSLDVALGGRGLPKGRIVEVYGAESSGKTTIALHAAANAQKAGGIVAYIDAEHALDPGWAKRIGVDLESLLVSQPTFGEEALRIAEMLVKSNAVDLIVVDSVAALVPKNEAENDIGEPSVGQQARLMSQALRVLNPLISKTNTCVIFINQIRQKIGVMYGNPETTSGGIALKFYASCRLEVRRGPAVKDGDVVIGTEVKVKVVKNKIAPPFRTAEFEVLHDRGINVYSDLVNIAAECGALDKAGSFFSFEGTRLGQGKENVKNYLTENQGLADQVRAKVVQITQASRGYMVDPPAPATATEANAETAPPAEEESTTPGKGKKSKGKADAEG; encoded by the coding sequence ATGGCAGATAAAAATAAAGAACTGCAACACACCCTGAACGCGATTGAGAAAGAGTTCGGCCGTGGGTCGATTATGCAGCTTGGAAATGTGGCAATTGCAGACGTGGAAGGGATTTCCACTGGTTCGCTCAGCCTGGATGTTGCCCTGGGTGGCCGTGGGTTACCCAAAGGCCGAATCGTCGAAGTCTACGGTGCGGAATCGAGTGGCAAAACCACGATCGCCCTGCATGCAGCCGCGAACGCCCAGAAAGCTGGTGGGATTGTGGCGTACATCGATGCGGAACACGCACTTGACCCAGGGTGGGCAAAACGGATTGGTGTTGATCTGGAATCGTTACTGGTCAGTCAGCCCACATTCGGCGAAGAGGCACTGCGGATTGCCGAAATGCTGGTGAAGTCGAACGCGGTTGACCTGATTGTGGTGGACTCTGTTGCTGCACTGGTGCCCAAAAACGAAGCCGAAAATGATATCGGCGAGCCTTCCGTGGGCCAGCAGGCCCGCCTGATGAGTCAGGCACTTCGGGTGCTGAATCCGCTGATTTCCAAAACAAACACGTGCGTGATCTTCATTAATCAGATTCGCCAGAAAATTGGTGTGATGTATGGCAACCCGGAAACCACTTCCGGTGGGATCGCACTGAAGTTCTATGCGTCCTGCCGCCTGGAAGTGCGACGCGGCCCTGCGGTAAAAGATGGCGACGTGGTCATCGGAACGGAAGTGAAAGTGAAAGTAGTGAAGAACAAAATTGCCCCACCGTTCCGTACTGCAGAGTTTGAAGTGCTGCACGATCGTGGCATTAATGTTTACAGCGATCTAGTGAACATTGCCGCTGAATGTGGTGCGTTGGACAAGGCGGGCTCGTTCTTCAGTTTTGAAGGCACCCGACTGGGACAAGGGAAAGAGAATGTAAAGAATTACCTGACAGAAAATCAGGGACTTGCTGATCAGGTGCGGGCCAAAGTGGTGCAGATAACCCAGGCATCGCGTGGCTATATGGTTGACCCACCTGCACCCGCAACTGCCACGGAAGCCAATGCGGAAACCGCCCCACCAGCGGAAGAAGAAAGCACCACGCCAGGTAAGGGGAAGAAATCGAAAGGCAAGGCGGATGCTGAAGGGTAA
- a CDS encoding type IV secretory system conjugative DNA transfer family protein, protein MLEHPPSPDKLFLGWVHPKPRVLGFDKSKQILSEELEPLMYTGDRHLCTVAPTRSGKGRGVLIPNLLHYTGPAVVFDPKGELYEITHKQRERLGQKVYRLDPFGVVDDHTDALDPFDIFALRGADVESDAQMLAEMLSTGNKGIKDPFWDLSACGIISGVIAYVAALLKGPDRTFPKVAETLTSDDVSYNLAVVLDTVGEDIPRLAYREIASFLQLPDRETRPSVLGTANSYLKAILSEKVARSMRKSTFSLEEIVNGDPITVYIMVPPDKLVSHKALLKIWVGVMLKAITSRRSIPEKKTVFFLDECAQLGNFPFLENIITLCAGYGVLCWMFWQDLNQLSNAYPTSWQTILNNCGVLQAFGFNNRNLSEQWSAYLDHPPSELRRMDALDQIVQIYGGKEYLSRRGDYLKDTLFAGKFDRASLAPNTPLDAESDGEEPERGR, encoded by the coding sequence GTGCTGGAACATCCCCCTTCGCCAGACAAACTTTTTCTCGGTTGGGTACACCCAAAACCGAGAGTGTTAGGCTTCGATAAATCCAAACAGATTCTTTCAGAGGAACTGGAACCACTGATGTACACAGGCGACCGCCATTTGTGTACCGTGGCACCCACCCGCTCGGGCAAAGGGCGGGGCGTGCTGATCCCAAATCTGCTTCATTACACAGGACCTGCGGTCGTTTTCGATCCGAAAGGTGAACTGTACGAAATCACCCACAAACAACGCGAACGGCTGGGCCAGAAAGTCTACCGCCTCGACCCGTTTGGCGTGGTGGATGATCATACCGATGCCCTTGATCCGTTCGACATCTTCGCCTTACGCGGTGCGGACGTAGAATCTGATGCCCAGATGTTGGCAGAAATGCTTTCTACTGGCAACAAAGGGATCAAAGACCCTTTTTGGGATCTTAGCGCCTGCGGCATCATCAGTGGGGTGATTGCCTACGTTGCCGCACTGTTGAAGGGCCCGGACCGCACCTTCCCGAAAGTGGCCGAAACGCTGACTTCGGATGATGTGTCTTACAATCTGGCCGTGGTGCTGGACACTGTTGGTGAAGATATCCCCCGCCTGGCCTATCGCGAAATCGCTTCATTTCTGCAATTGCCCGACCGCGAAACCCGCCCATCGGTGCTGGGTACCGCGAATTCCTACCTGAAGGCAATCCTGAGCGAAAAAGTGGCCCGCTCGATGCGCAAATCGACATTTTCGCTGGAAGAAATTGTCAATGGCGACCCCATTACCGTGTATATCATGGTGCCTCCGGATAAACTGGTTAGCCACAAAGCCCTGCTGAAAATTTGGGTGGGTGTGATGCTGAAAGCAATTACATCCCGACGTTCGATTCCAGAAAAGAAAACCGTGTTCTTTCTGGATGAATGTGCCCAGTTGGGGAACTTTCCATTTCTGGAAAACATTATCACTCTTTGTGCAGGTTATGGTGTGCTCTGCTGGATGTTCTGGCAGGATCTGAACCAACTGTCCAATGCCTACCCCACCTCGTGGCAGACGATCCTCAATAACTGTGGGGTGCTGCAGGCGTTTGGCTTTAACAATCGCAATCTCAGTGAGCAATGGAGTGCCTATCTGGATCACCCGCCTTCCGAGTTGCGGCGAATGGATGCCCTGGACCAGATTGTCCAGATTTATGGTGGGAAGGAATACCTCTCCCGCCGTGGGGATTATTTGAAGGATACGCTGTTTGCAGGCAAGTTCGACCGAGCCTCATTAGCACCTAACACCCCACTGGACGCAGAGTCCGACGGCGAAGAACCTGAACGTGGACGATAA
- the nusA gene encoding transcription termination factor NusA codes for MARAKSSAKAKKEELQDKEAQRQLQRQAILTLVDSMHRDKGISKELIFISIEKAILSSIEKNALELHDTLVHIDRVTGDIIAQHGDDLIEPEELGRIAAQSARQAMTQRIREAESDGVYTDFQAKRGELIVATVQRIDRGTAIVSISKDGKNSANTVEAILPRSEQIPGETHQVEDRIKAVVLDVRRTGQRVKIVLSRCHPDFVRSLFEQEIPEIQERTIEIKAVSREAGYRTKVAVSSIDSKVDSVGACVGVRGSRIKNVIDELNNERIDIVRWNDSMQVMIPNALQPAEISEVMLYPRLGRAIVLVAEDQLSLAIGKRGQNVRLASKLVGWDIDIMTVDELERDLLKAERWFSQLPGIEDHMIEALITEGFLSYTDVTFQENYQLAELLGVSEEQAEQMIMFAEEEAERIEREGEPEDEFEMETEATETVAGEESSESAEPEATGIDSLFADDATDTSEPELAEEAAAVEVEIPTGGLDALFADDSNEEANDDASPEAVTEPVGEQQVEVLPESLPDFETIGTEQAEATDLPDLDQVDVSASEETASEPVEEATELPAIDESTELPPEEDPNAPTA; via the coding sequence ATGGCGCGAGCGAAGTCTTCCGCAAAAGCGAAAAAAGAAGAACTCCAGGATAAAGAAGCCCAGCGACAGCTCCAGCGGCAGGCCATCCTGACGCTGGTCGACAGCATGCACCGCGACAAAGGGATTTCCAAAGAGCTGATTTTCATATCGATTGAAAAGGCAATTCTGAGTTCGATTGAAAAAAATGCGCTGGAACTGCACGATACGCTGGTGCATATTGATCGCGTGACTGGGGATATTATTGCCCAACATGGCGATGACCTGATTGAACCGGAAGAACTAGGCCGAATTGCTGCCCAATCTGCCCGTCAGGCAATGACCCAACGGATTCGCGAAGCGGAATCGGATGGCGTCTATACCGATTTTCAGGCAAAACGTGGTGAGCTGATTGTGGCCACCGTGCAACGGATCGACCGCGGGACCGCCATTGTCTCCATTTCCAAAGATGGCAAAAATTCCGCCAATACAGTGGAAGCGATTTTGCCCCGCAGCGAACAGATTCCTGGGGAAACCCACCAGGTCGAAGACCGTATCAAAGCCGTGGTTCTGGATGTCCGCCGGACTGGTCAACGGGTAAAAATTGTGCTCTCCCGCTGTCACCCGGATTTTGTCCGCTCCTTGTTCGAGCAGGAAATTCCGGAAATTCAGGAACGCACCATTGAAATCAAAGCGGTTTCGCGGGAAGCGGGCTACCGCACCAAGGTGGCAGTTTCTTCAATCGACAGCAAAGTAGACAGCGTCGGTGCGTGCGTCGGTGTACGGGGTAGCCGAATTAAAAATGTGATCGATGAATTGAATAACGAGCGGATCGATATTGTCCGCTGGAACGATTCGATGCAGGTGATGATCCCCAATGCCCTGCAACCCGCCGAAATCAGCGAAGTGATGCTTTACCCACGTCTGGGGCGGGCGATTGTTCTGGTGGCTGAAGACCAGCTCTCGCTGGCGATCGGTAAGCGTGGGCAGAATGTTCGCCTGGCCAGCAAACTGGTGGGCTGGGACATCGACATTATGACGGTTGATGAACTGGAACGCGACCTGCTGAAGGCAGAACGCTGGTTCAGCCAGTTGCCTGGCATTGAAGATCATATGATTGAAGCCCTGATTACCGAAGGCTTCTTAAGTTACACCGATGTGACCTTCCAGGAAAACTACCAGCTAGCCGAATTGCTGGGTGTTTCGGAAGAACAGGCCGAACAGATGATCATGTTCGCCGAAGAAGAAGCCGAACGCATTGAACGGGAAGGTGAGCCGGAAGACGAGTTTGAAATGGAAACCGAAGCCACCGAAACTGTGGCAGGTGAAGAATCTTCCGAATCAGCCGAACCAGAAGCAACAGGCATCGACAGCCTGTTTGCCGATGATGCTACCGACACTAGCGAGCCCGAACTTGCGGAAGAAGCTGCCGCTGTGGAAGTAGAAATCCCTACTGGTGGGCTGGATGCACTGTTTGCCGATGATTCTAACGAAGAGGCGAATGATGATGCTTCACCAGAAGCAGTTACTGAACCTGTAGGTGAACAGCAGGTGGAAGTGCTGCCGGAATCGCTGCCTGATTTTGAAACGATTGGTACAGAACAGGCAGAAGCCACCGATCTGCCCGATCTGGATCAGGTTGATGTTTCAGCATCTGAAGAAACGGCGTCTGAACCTGTGGAAGAAGCCACGGAATTACCCGCCATCGATGAATCGACGGAACTGCCACCGGAAGAAGATCCAAACGCCCCCACTGCGTAA